The following are encoded in a window of Heterodontus francisci isolate sHetFra1 chromosome 2, sHetFra1.hap1, whole genome shotgun sequence genomic DNA:
- the LOC137381309 gene encoding brain acid soluble protein 1 homolog, with protein MGNLLMKKKKNYKLSSDKEADKLAEGTAAEDGDAKKEKQEEAKTSEEGTEGNASQAKDSQAAISTTGAKEEDKETLKKEEAQKPEAEKPEASTEAETEPQTMEPTVENPTEPPKAAPVTSSTGSEPSAMPESSTEATSTQPSEIPAPVPESKTEEKCSSEVEVEAKQTEVSPTLVAQEESKKAEPQNLDSATSTTDAVSSNETPAAEVPSSTPTGPVASDSAAPADVTASEDSSAITDQTLAVQE; from the coding sequence ATGGGAAACCttctgatgaagaagaagaagaactataAACTTTCCAGTGACAAAGAGGCTGATAAATTGGCAGAAGGAACAGCAGCAGAAGATGGAGATGCAAAAAAAGAAAAGCAGGAAGAGGCCAAAACCTCTGAAGAGGGCACAGAAGGAAATGCCTCACAGGCCAAAGATAGCCAGGCTGCCATAAGCACGACTGGCGCTAAGGAAGAGGATAAAGAAACATTGAAAAAGGAGGAAGCTCAAAAACCAGAAGCTGAAAAGCCAGAAGCCTCCACTGAAGCAGAAACAGAGCCTCAGACCATGGAACCTACTGTAGAAAATCCGACAGAACCACCCAAGGCTGCCCCTGTCACTAGTTCCACAGGTAGTGAGCCTTCAGCAATGCCTGAATCCAGTACTGAAGCAACATCCACTCAGCCCTCTGAAATCCCAGCACCTGTTCCTGAAAGCAAAACAGAAGAAAAGTGCTCTAGTGAGGTTGAAGTGGAGGCCAAACAGACTGAGGTCTCACCTACTCTTGTGGCCCAAGAGGAAAGTAAAAAAGCAGAGCCCCAGAATTTGGACTCTGCCACAAGCACCACTGATGCTGTTTCTTCCAACGAGACACCAGCAGCAGAAGTACCTAGCTCTACTCCAACTGGCCCTGTAGCCTCAGACAGTGCTGCTCCAGCAGATGTCACAGCTTCAGAGGATTCTTCAGCCATTACTGATCAAACGTTAGCTGTGCAAGAATAA